One candidate division WOR-3 bacterium genomic window, GGCGAACAACCGTCGGCTCAAGGCCGAGGGTTCGGACAAAGTAGACCCCGGACGCCAGGTGTCGGATGTCATTCTCGCCCGGCTGAAGGTCCATCGCCTTGCGGCCGTCAGTGGTTACCAGTGAGTAGTGAGCGGTAAGTAGTGAGCAGGGCGTAGGGAGTGGTGTAGATGGCAGCAGCAGGCTGCCGCGGACGACGGTCGGCCCGAGCATTTGGCACTGGGCGTGCGGTGGACGGGGTTGCTCGGCGCCGCCGGTCGGCTCGCGCAGGACGATCAGCGCCGAGCCGCTGGCGCACGCGCCGTAGAGCCGGTTCTTGCCCGGTACCGGGGTGAAGGCACTTGCCGCTTCTGGTAGCCCAGAGAGGTATCCGACCACCGTATCCTGCTGGCAGTCATATGCCAGGATGCCGCCGCCGGCCGGGACCTCGCTCGTACCGCAATAGACCAATCCGCTCACTGGGGAGCACCAGGCGGTCCGCGCTACGGGGGCGTAGCCGAGAAGCGACAGGCTACGCCAGACTGTGTCCGCCTCAGCGTCTATCGAAACCAGCCGGGTGTCTTCGGGTGGGTTTGCGACTAGGTACACGCGCCTGACCGGGGCTGCCCAGGTGAGACTCCAGGGTTCAGCACCTGGGTCAATCGTCTTGGTCAAGGAGTCCGAGTCGCACGACACGACACAGACGATGTCCGGTTCTTCTATTCCGCAGTAGAGTTTGTTGCCCTTGTCCACGTAGAGCAGCTCCGAGACCGGCAAGGCTTCGGGCGCATTCACCCGGCTGACAATTGAGTCGGTCCGGCAGTCTATCGCAGCAACTAACCACGGTGCGGCGTTGCGGAACCCGCAGTAAACCCGGCCCCGAGCCGGGCACCAGGTCAGAGCCGAAGGCACTGCGGCCACATCGAGGGTCGTTCGGACCGAGTCCGAGACACAGTCGATAATGGTCACGGTGAAGCCTGGGTACTCGTCGGTGCCGCCGTTGGCACAATACATTTTGTTCGCTTCTGGGCACCAGAGCAGCGCGGTCGGGTCATTAGGCGTCGGGATTTCGGCCAGCACGATGCCACTGGCTGCGTCTAGTACGGTCACGCCGGAAGGCACGGGCGTTGCGGCATCGTGAGCGCAGTAGAGTTTCCCGTGGATGGTGTCAGCGACCAGCAATCTGGGAATGGTCGGCGTCGGCGCGAACGATATCAGTGTGTCGCCGGTCGCGTCAATGGTCATGATTCCGTAACGCGCCCAGTCCGCGGCGAAGAGCCGGTCTTCCGAAGGAAAGTAGCACAGGCTGTGTGGACGGCACGCGAGCTCGACCGTACTTACAATCGTGGCTGAGCGCGCGTCAATGACTCTTGCCTCTTGACTGTTGCGCGCAACACAGGCGACGAGTTCGCCCGCGCCTTGGGTCAGCGCCCAGACAGTGCGACCTGCAGGCAACGTGCCGATTACGGTGTCGGGTCCCGTGTTGATAATTGATACATCATCCGACATGCGGTTGGCGACGGCCACGCGGCCGACGACGGTCGCCAACCGATGTGGGCGCAATCCGACGATAATCGAGCCAATGACTTGGCGTGTTGGGCCGTCAATTACGTAGACGACCGAGTCAGGATAGACCCCGCCGTATGAGGCACAGTAGATGCGGTTGAGAGACGAGTCGCAGCATATCGCGCGGTGCCCGTCGCCAGGCAGGTGGACGAAGCCGAGGAGGGAATCGTTCGCACAGTTGATCGGTTCGGCCCATCCGGCGCCCGCGACCCAGACCGTGTTGTCCGCGGCGTTCCAGGCGATTGCGCGCGGTACCCCCGCAAGCGGAAGCAGCGCAAGCAGGGAGTCAGTTGAACAGTCAATCGCGGCAAGGGTTCCGCCTGAGCCCCGGCCGGTGCAGTACACCTTGTTGCTCGCCGGGCTGGCACAGAGCAGTTCCGGCCTGACGCCGACCGGAATTGCGCCGAGCCGGGTTCGGGTCGAGCAGTCGAACACCGTGACGTTGCTGCCTGAGCGATTGGCACAATACAGTTTTTGCCCAGAAGGGGAGATGCAGAGCGAGGTCGGTTCGGCGCCGGACGGCATCACTGCAACCACCGTGTTGGCCCGACAGTCAATGACCACAATGCTGTCAGCCTCGGTGCAGGCGCCGTACAGGAAGTCACCCGTCTGGTCTGGGCAAAGCGCGGTCACGGGTGCCGGTGTGCGCACCCGGCAGACGCGACGGCCAGCGGCCGGCTCGAAACCGACGACGAACGCGTCGTGTTCGCCGCCCGCGTAGAACAGATCGGTTGCCTCGCCCCAAGCTAAGCATACAGGCCGGCCCGCACCCACCAGCGTGTCGGGCAGCCAGATGACTTTTTCCAGCTCCTGACAGTGCAGGGCCGACAGCAGACAGCTCACGGCCAACAGCCCGAGTAGCAACTTCATTGCTTCCTCCTATCTTGTCACAACTACCCTTGTCACCAATGTCGAGTGCCGGGCGTCGAACGTCGAATGCACGAAATAGACGCCGGGGCAGAGATGCCGTACGTCGTTCGGGCCGGGCTTGAGTTCGGCGACCCTCCGCCCCGCCGCATCCTGCAGCCAGCTTAGGCTTGCGCCTGGACTGCCTGTTAACAGCAGGTTCCTTCGTACGACGGTCGGGCCGGGCGTGTGGCGTTGAGCGTACGGCGTAGAGCGTTCTTTCCCGAACCCGGTCACCGGGCTGAACGAGATGTCGTCCCAGTAGTCCGAGCCGCCGCGGCCTTCAAGCCACAGCACGAGCCGGGCGAATATTGTGCCGGTTGGTGCCGGGACGCTGCCCGTGGTCAGATACCGCCAGCCCGCGCTATCTGTGGTCAACGTCGCTGATGCAGCAGTGCTGATTACATTGTGCGCGGAGTCGTGCCATTGAATCAGCAGCCTTACCCGATTACCCTGGCCGTCGTTCTTGTACGACCAGCCGGAGAACTCATAGTTTGTACCGGGCAGGGCGGCCACGTCCTGGAACAGCTTTGACTCAACCGGCCAGGTATACCCGAGCGAGTCCGGGATATGACGGATGCTTGACACTCCTGAACGGACGGTGACTGTCTCGCGCCGGTACCGTGCCTTTCGTCCTTCATACCAGCCGGCCGGGTTCGGACTGGTGTCACTCGGCACCGCCAGGGTGTCGAGTCGCCATGTTTCGCAGTCGCCGTTGGTGAATTCCAGTCGGGGCCGGTTGAAGCTTTCGCGCAAAGCGGCCCACAATTCCGGCCGGGCACCGTCGTAGCCAAGCGCCCACATTCCAGCTCCAAGCATGTTGTGCTTGTGAACTTCGCGATACCGGAGCAGCAGACTCGTATCGTCGTCGAACCAGCACTGATACCAGCCGCCGCTGTTGAACGCATACCACGGCGACTGGCCTTCGGCATTCCAGCGGTAGCCATGGGCCTGGGCGTTGGCGGGCGCGTCGCGGTAATAGACCGCGGTTCCCGGACCGGTTGTGCGCGAACGCACCGTATCCGCGTATGTCGGCCACTGGTACCCGTAGTAGGGCAGGCCGAACCAGACATCGCGCATATGGCCAATCTGTCCCAGATAGTGGTTGATTGCCATCTGCAGGTTGCCGTAGAATGTCCAGCCGGAGAGCGGTGCGACCGGCCCGGCCTCAGGGCAGCCGCGCCAATGAAAGTCATAGCCCATCAGAAACAGGCCATCGCTTGTGTCGGCCAGTGCGGCAAGGTTGTAGGCATTCTCCTGGTTCAATGGCGGCGTGGCAAGGGTCAGGTCCAGCCCCGCGGCCCGGCAGGCGGCTGACATCCGACGGACAAACAGCGTGAACGTGTCGCGGTCTCCGTACCACAGGCCCTCGAAATCGAGGTTGATACCGTCAACACCCGACGATTCAGCCAGCGCGATGAGGTTGGGAATCGAACCAGGAGCTCGAATGGCTCCGTGGATGTTGGGCCAGTCAAAACATGTTGCCACCATCTCGACTTTGACGCCGTTGCGGTGAGCCCGGTCAATGACTGCGGCCCAGTGCTGCGGGAAGTTGCTGTTGTTGGAGATTGAGCCGTCAGGGTTGAGGGTCACATCGAACAGCCCGATGCGGTCAAGCAGGTCGTAGTGCAGCCAGCGCTGGTCAACCCAGTACGGCGAGTAGCCGTAGATTGAGCGGGTAACGGTTGGCTCGTCACGGGCAATGAGCGGGCTCGGCGTGCCGCGGAACACCGGGCCCGGCTTGGCACCGGTTTCGCGGTGCTGCTCGGACTCCAGCCAGTGGATGCTCTGCGCCGCTGCGTGGAACACGACGCCGCACAATAGACCAGTGAGCAGGATTTTCCTCAACGAGACCTCCTAGTCCGCTACGACAACTTTGCGAATTGCTGAATCCCCGACGTTTTGACCCCTCGAACCTTCCTCTCTAACAAAATACACCCCAGGCGCAAGATTACGGAGGTCGTTCTTACCCGGCTGGAGCTCCATCACCTTGCGGCCGTCGGGAGTGAGTAGGGAGTAGCGAGTAGAGAGTAGAGCGGACGGCAGAAACAGGCTGCCGCGCACGATGGTCGGGCCGGGCGTATTGCGTACAGCGTACTGCGCGTAGCGTTCTTCTGCCACCGCCCCGGCCGTAATCGGCACGTGCTGGACAACCAAGGGGTTCCTAGTAACCGGCCCTTCGCCATATACGAAGAATCCAGCTACAATGTCCACAAGGTACAGGACACGCAACGTGTCCTCATTCATCCGGTCAATCACGCATGGGAAGCGCTTCGAGGTCGTGTTCGGCTCGGTGAGCCGCACCGGCTGTTGCCAGCTTGCCCCACGGTCAAGGTTGTCCCGGCACCACCAGATGTCGGCCCGAAGCCGGGCAGGCGGGCCCGGCTCGACATTGGCGGTGTCGAATTGCTCCCAGCAAACATGCAGACCACCGTTCCTATCCTCACCCATGCTGGGCCGACATGCAAGCAGTGCGTTGAACCCAACCGGCGCAGATAGATTGAGAGGGTCTGCCTGTGCCCGCGCAATGCGCGTCCACTGCGGCAAGTTTTCCCGGTCCCAGTGCCACAGCTCGGTCGGCGCGACGAAGCATTGCCCGCGGATGCAGGGCATCACCGCGCAGACGATATGAAACCGGCCCTCGCGGTCGTAGAACGGGAACAGACCGGAAAGGTGATAGGAGGGCAGTGTCTCACCTGAGAACGCCGGCGGCCAGCCAAGCTCCTGCGGCTCAGGCCAGGTGCAGCCGCCGTCGGTGGTCTCGCGGTAATATCCCGGCGACGGCACACTCTCGGTGTACACCCAGGTCAGAGCCACGCGGTGGTTGACGCGGGATGCTGCGATGTGGTGACAGGGGAACCCCGGGTCGGGTTCAGGCGCGGCGATGGCGCGGGCAGAGTCCCACTGTTCCCATATCCGACTGCGGACGTGGTAGACCTTGCCACCCGTGTCGTCAAACAGGGCGGCCTGAATCCAGCCTGCGGTATCAACTACCGTTACGGGTCGGGAAAAACCCTCAAGCTTCGGCGAGCCGCCGGCGTACTCAAAGACAAAGGATCCGTGGCCGACTTCGCGGCCCAGTACCGGCCGAAGCGGTATGCCGGTGTGGGCTGAGATGACCGCCTGCCAGCTGCGGGGGTCAACGTCGAGCGTGCCAAACCCGGCACGGGTTGCGAATGCGTCAGTTCCCGAGTTCATGAAGTCGAGCGTATCATTGCCGAGCCATCTTCGAGTTGCGTAGTCGTAATAGTTGTAGCCGGTATTGCGGTCAGGAAAAGCCGAGAGGGTATCGCGGGAACGTATCCAGCAGACCGGAATGCCGTAACCCGGAGCGTCCACGAGCCAGCGATATGCCGGCCCGCCCATCTGCCAGTCATAGGTGGTGCCGCCGACCGTATCCACGCGGCCGACCTGGGCCGCAGCGCCGGCACCGGCCCATAGCCAGTAGCCCACCAGCAGCACGCGGATTCCCATCTTTGCCTCCTACTTGGCTACGACCACCTTCTGACAGCTCACGGCCGACGACTCACGGCCGACAGCCCGCACGAAGTAGATGCCGGGCACGAGGTGTCGGACGTCGTTCTCGCCCGGCGCGAGGTCCAGCACCTTTCGCCCCGCGGCATCAAGAAGTACACCCACCGCTGACCGCTTACCGCTAACCGCCTCGGTCAGCACGAGACTGCCCCGCACAATGGTCGCTTCGGCCTTGTACCTAGTGCCTTGTGTTTTGTCGCCTTCCTCAACCCCTGCGCCGTAGAACTCGATGATGCGCAAGCCAGCAGTCCAGTCCGCCACATAGGCATAGCTGCCCAAGACCACAACGCCATAGGCCCTGTCCGGTGTATCATAGAACCCAGCCTCAGACGGGTGCTGCGGGTCTGAGACATTGATGACACGCAGTCCGGCATCATCTGCCACATAGGCATGGCTGCCAAGAACGGCAACGCCATAGGCCCACCCCGGTGTATCGCAGTATCCGACCTCAAATGGATGCTGCGGGTCCGAGACATCAATGATGCGCAGGCCGGCATCCCAATCTGCCACATAGGCATAGCTGCCCAAGACCGCAACGCCATAGGCCCACCCCGGTGTATCGCAGTATCCGGCTTCAAATGGGTGCTGCGGGTCTGAGACATCAATGATGCGCAGGCCGGCATCCCGGTCTGCCACATAGGCATAGCTGCCCAAGACCGCAACGCCATAGGCCTCGTCCGGCGTGTTACAGCAGCCGGCCTGAAATGGGTTGTGGGGGTCTGAGACATCAATGATGCGCAAGCCGGCATCCCTGTCCGTCACATAGGCATAGCTGCCAGAGACCACAACATTACGGGCCCGGCAGTCCAGCGTGTCATAGTATCCGGCCTCAGATGGGTGCTGCGGGTTTGAGACATCAATGATGCGCAAGCCGGCCCAGTTATCCGCCACATAGGCATAGCTGCCAAGAACCGCCACGCCAAAGGCCTCGCCTGGTGTGTCATAGTAGCCGGCCTGAAATGGGTTGTGGGGGTCTGAGACATCAATAATGCGCAGGCCGGTCATCCAGTAGTCGGCCAGATAGGCATAGCTCTCAAGAACGGCAACGGCATAGACCCACCCCGGTGTGTCACAGTATCCAACCTCAGATGGATGCTGCGGGTCTGAGACATAAACGATACGCAAGCCGGCATCGTAGTCCGCGACATAAGCATAGCTCCCGGATACCGCAACGCCAAGGGCCAACCTCGGTGTGCTATAGTATCCGGCCTCAGATGGGTGCTGCGGGTCTGTGACATCAATGATGCGCAAGCCGGCATCCCTGTCCGTCACATAGGCATAGCTGCCCAAGACCGCAACGCCAAGGGCATAGCCCGGTGTGTCACAGTATCCGGCCTCAGATGGGTGCTGCGGGTTTGAGACATCAATGATGCGCAAGCCGGCATCGTAGTCCGCGACGTAAGCATAGCTCCCGGATACCGCAACGCCGCGGGCCTCGCCCGGTGTGTCACAGTATCCGGCCTCAGATGGGTGCTGCGGGTCCGAGACATCAATGATGCGCAGGCCGGCATCGTAGTCCGCGACGTAAGCATAGCTCCCAGAGACCGCAACGCCGCGGGCCTCGCCCGGTGTATCACAGTATCCGACCTCAGATGGGTGGTGTGGGTCTGAGACATCTATGATGCGCAGACCAGAGTGATCCGCCACATAGGCATGGCTGCCAAGAACCGCGACGCCCCGGGCCCATCCTGGTGTATCGTAACGACCCAGGAAGGCCGGGGCTGCGGGGTTCACAACATCCCAGATTTCGAAACCGGCCCCTCCTGCGGCAACAAGCAGTCGACTGGACTGGAAGCATAGGCCCAAGACAAGTCCGCGGGTGTGGATCGCCTCAGAGAGCTTCGTTGGCTGAGCCGGGTTTGAGACATCAAGGATATAGACTCCACCACCAGAACCCATGAATGCGAGGTTCCGGCCCGGATCAGCCGCAACCGCCTGAGAAGTGCCAAAAGGCCAGGTTCCAAGCTCACGGCAGTTGAGCGAGTCGGCCCAGACACTGGCAAATACTAGATAGAGAACTACAATCAGCCTTGTCATCCTATCCTCCTATCTTGTCACAACGACCCTGGTGACGCTCGACGCAGGACGTTCCACGCCTGACGCCTGATGCACGAAATAGACCCCGGGGCGAGATGCGAGACGTCGTTGTCACCCGGCGCGAGGTCCATGAGCTTCCTACCGGTGATGTCCAGCAATTGGCTTGTGACGTGTCGCTTGCTACTTGTGCTCTGCGGCAGCATCAGCACACCGCGGACGATGGTGGGCCAGATCGCCGTGCGCGTCTCGCCAGTCGTCACTTCCTCAACTCCCAACAAGGAATCCCGCAGCACAGCCACACCAGAGCCCGCCGTGCCGCCGAACGGTGCGTACACGCGGTTGTGGACCGGGTTCCAGGCCATCGTGCCGTAGCTCCCGTCGGGCACCTGGATTTCCTTGAGAAGAGTATCCCCGACTCCGTCTATGACCGCAATCCAGCCATAGCTCCACGTTGCGCAATATACCTTGTTGTTCATCGGGTTGTAAAGCAGGCTTGTGCCATAGACCGGAACCGAACTCAGCACCGTGTCCGCCGCTGCGTCAATAATCGCTACTCTCTGACGGCCGCCCGCATACACCTTGTTGGAAGCAGCGTCATAGCACAGGGTGTACGCCGGCACCGGCAGAGACGCAACCACGGTATCATCGGTTCCGCTGATTACCAGAAGGTTGCCGCGTTCCGCAGCGCAATACACCTTGTCATTGACCGAGTTGTAGCAGAGAGCCGAAGCTCGGTTACTGAAATAGATGTTGCCGAGGACGGTATCACCGGCTCCACAGACGACCGCGATGCTGGCATCAGAGTGGCTCACATATGCCTTGTTTCTGGTCGGGTTGTAGCAGAGAATCTCCGGACTGTCTCCCACCGGAATCTGCTTCACAACCTCATCCGAGCTACAGTCAACGACGATCACCTCGCTGGTGTGTTTGCTCGTGCAGTACAGCTTGTCACCCGCGGTGTTGTAGCACATTCCAGCAGTGTAGCTGGCCGGTAGCCGGATTCGCTTGACCACGCTGTCCAGCGGACAGGCAATGACGTCGAGTTGCTCAAACCGATTCAACCGATACAGCTTGTCGGCGCCCGGATGGTAAAAGAACCCCTCGCAGATCTCACCGACATGCAGACGGGCAACAACCAGGTTGGTTGCGCCGTCAATTACGTAGGTGGAGTCATCATCCCCGCCGGTATAGACACGATTACTTGCAGGAGAATACGCGACGTGAGAAGGCCAGTGCGCTTCCGTGAAGGGAATCGTTGTCTCCAGCCACTGGGCGCTAGCGACAGACGAACTCAGAACGCAGACCGCAGAAAGCAGAACGCAGAACCGCATCTCATCCTCCTATCTGGTCACGACTACTTTGCGGACAGCGGACAACTCTGACTGCTGAGCGCTGAATGCTGAATACTCCCGTACGAAGTAGACCCCGGGCGCGAGATGCCGGATGTCATTGTTACCCGGCTGAAGATCCATCACCTTGCGGCCGTCGGGAGTGAGTAGGGAGTAGCGAGTAGAGAGTAGAGCGGACGGCAGAAACAGACTGCCCCGCACAATGGTCGGCAGCTTCGGCATCTGACACTGATGGTCCTCTGCCGCCTTGATTCCTGTTGTTGGGCCGAGTCGATACACCGGGTGAACATCGAGATTTCCCGCGAAGGGTGTGCCGAATCCGAAGTTGCAGGTCGTTGTAGCATTGTCTTCTAGAGATAGCGCGCACAGGAAGTTCTCTCCCATCGCCAGCGAATCTGAATCCCATACCCATTGCCAATGTACTGAATCAGTTCCGGCACCAGACGTTATCTGGGCCCAACTCCACGGAAGCTGAGCAGTGCCGACCCGATTCAGAACGCCCATGATTGGAGTACGGTTTGGTGTCCACCGGTTCACGGCCTTGCCCACTAGCTCGGGCCGCGCAAGACTGGTCGTGCAGCCGGGCAGTGGCTCAATCTCAACCCGCAAACGGGTGTCGCCCCAAGGTGCCTCTTCGATGACCGTGACGTTGTTGCTGACCTGATTCGACACGTACACCTTGCCCGTGACCGGGTTCAGGTCAATGAACCAGGGCTTGGAGCCGGCCGGAAGGGTAGTCGTGGCATTCGTCGTGCCGTCGATGACGGTGACGCTGTGACTGTCCTCATTGCTGATGTATATCTTGTTCGTGACCGGATTCACAACCGCATCGTGCGGTCTCGCACCAACCCTGACCGTGGTCGTGTCGTTTGTCTCGCCCTCGATGACCGTGACGATGCCGTCGCGCTGACTCACGATATACATCCGGTTGGTCAATGGATTCACCCCGACGTCGTGGGGCCAGCCACCGGCCGGTACGGTGGCAATGATGCTGTCGCTACTTCCGTCTATGACAACAACGCCGGGCGCAACATCGTTACCGAAGACGGTCACGTAGATCAGATTGGTCCTTGGATTGATACCCACAGCGAAAGGACCGGGAGGAACTCTCAGAATTGACGTGTCATTCGTCGCACCGTCGATGATCGTCACGATTGTGTCCGGCCAGTTGGTCACGTAGACCCGATCCGTCAAAGGATTCACCGCCAACTGACGAGGGTTGTTGCCGGCCGGGACGTCTCTAGTGGCATGGGTTACGCCGTCTATGACCGTCACGCTACGGCCGGCCTCGTTCGCCGTGTAGATGCGGTTTGTTCTGAGGTTCACATCAACAGACCATGGCCCGCCGCCCACTGGTATCGTGGCAATGACCGTGTCGGTCGAACCCTCAATGACGCTTACACTATTGCTGCCCCAATTAGCGCAGTATGCCCGGTTCGTGATTGGGTTGACGCCTATCGCCCGCGGTTTGTTGCCAACCGGAATAGACGCGGTGTCATTTGTCGCACCATAGATGACGGTGACCTTGTTACCGCTTTCATCCGCCACGTAGACTTTGTTTGTCACCCGGTTTACCGCAACATGGTGCGCCATCAACCCGGCGCGCACTGTTGCCAGCGAGTTCGTGGAACCGTCGATGACCGTCATATCGTGACTGAGTGAGTTG contains:
- a CDS encoding beta-propeller fold lactonase family protein — translated: MKLLLGLLAVSCLLSALHCQELEKVIWLPDTLVGAGRPVCLAWGEATDLFYAGGEHDAFVVGFEPAAGRRVCRVRTPAPVTALCPDQTGDFLYGACTEADSIVVIDCRANTVVAVMPSGAEPTSLCISPSGQKLYCANRSGSNVTVFDCSTRTRLGAIPVGVRPELLCASPASNKVYCTGRGSGGTLAAIDCSTDSLLALLPLAGVPRAIAWNAADNTVWVAGAGWAEPINCANDSLLGFVHLPGDGHRAICCDSSLNRIYCASYGGVYPDSVVYVIDGPTRQVIGSIIVGLRPHRLATVVGRVAVANRMSDDVSIINTGPDTVIGTLPAGRTVWALTQGAGELVACVARNSQEARVIDARSATIVSTVELACRPHSLCYFPSEDRLFAADWARYGIMTIDATGDTLISFAPTPTIPRLLVADTIHGKLYCAHDAATPVPSGVTVLDAASGIVLAEIPTPNDPTALLWCPEANKMYCANGGTDEYPGFTVTIIDCVSDSVRTTLDVAAVPSALTWCPARGRVYCGFRNAAPWLVAAIDCRTDSIVSRVNAPEALPVSELLYVDKGNKLYCGIEEPDIVCVVSCDSDSLTKTIDPGAEPWSLTWAAPVRRVYLVANPPEDTRLVSIDAEADTVWRSLSLLGYAPVARTAWCSPVSGLVYCGTSEVPAGGGILAYDCQQDTVVGYLSGLPEAASAFTPVPGKNRLYGACASGSALIVLREPTGGAEQPRPPHAQCQMLGPTVVRGSLLLPSTPLPTPCSLLTAHYSLVTTDGRKAMDLQPGENDIRHLASGVYFVRTLGLEPTVVRRIVVLR
- a CDS encoding glycosyl hydrolase family 18 protein, coding for MRKILLTGLLCGVVFHAAAQSIHWLESEQHRETGAKPGPVFRGTPSPLIARDEPTVTRSIYGYSPYWVDQRWLHYDLLDRIGLFDVTLNPDGSISNNSNFPQHWAAVIDRAHRNGVKVEMVATCFDWPNIHGAIRAPGSIPNLIALAESSGVDGINLDFEGLWYGDRDTFTLFVRRMSAACRAAGLDLTLATPPLNQENAYNLAALADTSDGLFLMGYDFHWRGCPEAGPVAPLSGWTFYGNLQMAINHYLGQIGHMRDVWFGLPYYGYQWPTYADTVRSRTTGPGTAVYYRDAPANAQAHGYRWNAEGQSPWYAFNSGGWYQCWFDDDTSLLLRYREVHKHNMLGAGMWALGYDGARPELWAALRESFNRPRLEFTNGDCETWRLDTLAVPSDTSPNPAGWYEGRKARYRRETVTVRSGVSSIRHIPDSLGYTWPVESKLFQDVAALPGTNYEFSGWSYKNDGQGNRVRLLIQWHDSAHNVISTAASATLTTDSAGWRYLTTGSVPAPTGTIFARLVLWLEGRGGSDYWDDISFSPVTGFGKERSTPYAQRHTPGPTVVRRNLLLTGSPGASLSWLQDAAGRRVAELKPGPNDVRHLCPGVYFVHSTFDARHSTLVTRVVVTR
- a CDS encoding YncE family protein; its protein translation is MRFCVLLSAVCVLSSSVASAQWLETTIPFTEAHWPSHVAYSPASNRVYTGGDDDSTYVIDGATNLVVARLHVGEICEGFFYHPGADKLYRLNRFEQLDVIACPLDSVVKRIRLPASYTAGMCYNTAGDKLYCTSKHTSEVIVVDCSSDEVVKQIPVGDSPEILCYNPTRNKAYVSHSDASIAVVCGAGDTVLGNIYFSNRASALCYNSVNDKVYCAAERGNLLVISGTDDTVVASLPVPAYTLCYDAASNKVYAGGRQRVAIIDAAADTVLSSVPVYGTSLLYNPMNNKVYCATWSYGWIAVIDGVGDTLLKEIQVPDGSYGTMAWNPVHNRVYAPFGGTAGSGVAVLRDSLLGVEEVTTGETRTAIWPTIVRGVLMLPQSTSSKRHVTSQLLDITGRKLMDLAPGDNDVSHLAPGSISCIRRQAWNVLRRASPGSL
- a CDS encoding beta-propeller fold lactonase family protein, with product MRRSREILIACVALLVLCVPALADWVTATIHTGIRPARICLNPVTNRIYVVHEYSGDLAVVDGSSNTVLATVPLGREASAVAVNPSTNKVYATLWDENKLAIVDGGTNAVDTILTVGTNPWEMTVNPITNKIYVGNDGSDDLTVVDGSTNSVIKTIAAGDAPRGMAVNTITNKIYVANYGSGDVTIIDGQADTVARTVVAGYHASYPAVNPVTNKIYIANYGAGNVSVIDGVTDSIVATVSAGSGPHGVAVNPVTNKIYVPNMEGNTLTVIDGATNGTATVVTGTHPHSVAVNPVTNKIYVCNEYGDNITVVDGVTNAATNIAVGDGPWAVVVNPITNKVYTGNSLSHDMTVIDGSTNSLATVRAGLMAHHVAVNRVTNKVYVADESGNKVTVIYGATNDTASIPVGNKPRAIGVNPITNRAYCANWGSNSVSVIEGSTDTVIATIPVGGGPWSVDVNLRTNRIYTANEAGRSVTVIDGVTHATRDVPAGNNPRQLAVNPLTDRVYVTNWPDTIVTIIDGATNDTSILRVPPGPFAVGINPRTNLIYVTVFGNDVAPGVVVIDGSSDSIIATVPAGGWPHDVGVNPLTNRMYIVSQRDGIVTVIEGETNDTTTVRVGARPHDAVVNPVTNKIYISNEDSHSVTVIDGTTNATTTLPAGSKPWFIDLNPVTGKVYVSNQVSNNVTVIEEAPWGDTRLRVEIEPLPGCTTSLARPELVGKAVNRWTPNRTPIMGVLNRVGTAQLPWSWAQITSGAGTDSVHWQWVWDSDSLAMGENFLCALSLEDNATTTCNFGFGTPFAGNLDVHPVYRLGPTTGIKAAEDHQCQMPKLPTIVRGSLFLPSALLSTRYSLLTPDGRKVMDLQPGNNDIRHLAPGVYFVREYSAFSAQQSELSAVRKVVVTR